accggatatatccttcgcagtaaatttattggcccgatttagctctgcaccaacccgtcgccattggaacggaatcaaacatatactccgttacctatgtgggactagagatttaggattattctattctgtcaaatctcctaaaaatcctagtttggttggatatgcagatgctggttatctttctgacccccataaggcccgttcacaaacgggatatgttttcacttataatgacacagctatatcatgacactccaccaagcagaccttggttgcaacttcttcaaatcattcagaaattttagctctccatgaagtcagccgagaatgtatatggttacggtctgtcatccatcatattcagaatgcatgtagtcttccttctacaacagacactctttttatattatatgaagataatgcagcatgtatagcccaaattagaggtgggtatatcaaaggagacaaaaccaaacatatctcaccgaagttcttttacactcatgagctccagcagagtaaaaagattgatgtcaagcaaatcagatcctgtgagaatcttgcagatttgttcactaagacactatcgacatcaacatttgagaagttagtgtataacatcggtatgcggcgattcaacaagcaaccaagttgATCCTATTATAAAGAGGGAGAACGTTtatcagggggagcattcatcaggcaaaTTTTGAAGGTTATtcaatattggacaaaaggtgcactgtactcttttttccttcactaggttttgtcccactgggttttcctagtaaggtttttaacgaggcagtttaagcacgtccaacgccaacttacaggacatttaataattatgttcttttgctttggtttttatcccatttGGTTTTcccttagcaaggttaatataattatctgtaagtggtaaAAATTCAAGGGGGAGTGTTGcagatggtggatttttccacccccTCTTTTTGACTTTAGCCAAAAGAAATaggaaggcattaaatgcctcTGAAGCTTAACCTggaaagaattatttttattggctgGAGGGGAggcaaattgcctataaataccccctctTCTCTTCATGTAAACtacaattttctcttctcttcatccggaaATCAATTGCTTCAATTGCTTTTgctcttcctctcttttcttctccattcttcttgaatcatttatctttgtatacttgtgtattaaatttataacaatatataaataatagtatattattatctaattaaataattaaaaattaaaaattacacatataattGGATGAGAGGTTGTTCTAATTGCCCAACAGcttttataagcttttttttttaacctagtaatttttttaacaaaggaTACCgcatcaaatttataaatatgtaattttacCTCAACGGCTGAGTAGAAATCTAGTTATTTTTTACTTCTGGTACTTAAAGTCCCGAGGTTAAATCTACGGAACAGTTTACCTCATTGTAAATTccgggaaaaaaaaaaagaaagtaatatGTGAAATTGAGTGGATCAATACCGGTGTGACTTCTGGGGCGGGTCCTGGCACCAAACCCGCCCTGATCGGCAGTAAGGCGGTGTATACAGCGTAAAACCCCAGAAGTGAAGACAATTCATTATAGAAGCGCAGCTCACTAACACCGAGTTGAACAGAAATCGTTTGCAGGTACCTTTTGGTATTTCGCTGGTATTTTGAATTTAGGTTTTCATTgcttaaaagttaatattttgaAGGAAATTGATTTCGATAAAGTTAGAAGCATTATCTGATGGCTCAACAAGCAGCGATAGATCAACAACTTGAACAAACGCCCCATCCTCCTCGGGAAGACATGATATCGTGCGTAGGAGCATTGGAAGCCGCTCTGCTTCCATGCTTGCCTGCTAGAGAGCTCCAAGCAATCGACCGTTCTCCGCATCAGTCTCATCAGAGTAACTTTCCCTTTTTCTCCAAACCTACTGTTTATTCATGGACAACATCAATTCATTGCTCTTTTCGTTTAATTAACCCGCTATATGCTTCATTATAATAAACAAACGATTCTTGGTCGAAATCCGATATTACTCCCAAACTTTTTGTTGCTTTACTCTTGTTTGACCAACTTTGAAACTTTGAAATACATGATACTTATGGCTATTTACTGACTTGCTATTTAGTTTAGCTTGTAAAACTGCTATGATGTTTAACAGAATTAATGAAAGAGCTTTCAGAGTCAAATTTCGGGAGTCGGAATTTCAGATTCATAGCTAATGCCCACATCCATGTATCCGCTAGATTTCCTATTCGATGaatgaaaattaatgaaagatttttttttttaattggcaatattttttttaacttgtcaTTAACATAATCTGTTGTTTGAGGTATGGTTAATGATCCATCTTATGTACTCATGTCAAAACCCAAAATGCCCCAACCATTGCGTTATACATCACCACCTTCCGATGACAGGAGTGAATTTAGTCCTAGCTGTAGATGACTTACTCATTTAACGGTTTCTCATGCATTTGAGATAATGGTagtaattatgaaaaaaattgaatcaacaTACATTAAAAAGTATGCCCATAATTAACATTGCAATTCCAGTTTATcgttatttttttgtttctgggGAACCTTGAGATAATTCTGTTTTTAGTTCTCTTTTGAATATTCGGTTGACGTTCTTGGCTAAATCTAGGGGCACACAATGAGAGTGTTATTTTCCTGGATTACTGACAAATGTTTTACTAATCTATTGCTAGATTTACTTGACTTTTGATGTAGGTTTTTAccattattatcattattgatGGTATAAAGTTTGTTGAGTTTTCAGTAATTTATGGAATCACTATGTGTATAACTCTATGAATATGAAACaaatttgaatgttaaattGAAGTGCGTATTAATTGGAATGCGTAATGTGTACTAATGTAAGCCATGCTCAAGTGAAGTTTCTTGTTTTCTTACTGCTTTAGTTGATGTGGAGAGGCATGCTAGAGATTTTATGGAGGCTGCCAAGAAGCTCCAACTGTATTTTACCAGTCTGCAACGGGAGGATCAGCCAACAAAGACCGAAATACTTAGAAAGGTGACCTACAAACCACACTGATTTTATTATCACTGATACTTTGGGGTCCCTGATGAAGTACCTCCTTTGTTTTAACAGGATATTGCTATGATGGAAGAAGAATTGAAGACTAAGAACGAGATCATCAAGAAACAGGAGAAACTCATTCAAGGATGGAGGAATGAGTTGAAGGACCAATTGAATAAACACAAAACGGAGTTGAAGAGGGTATAGTCGGTGATAAAGAATTTCATGTATCTCTTAGCACAgcaaagaaacaagaagaaatgttTGTTATTTATCATTTAGTGTAGGATCACGCATAATACCTCAGAGTATTGATTGCTTCCTCGTTTCTATCGCAACATCTACAATGAAGCTTGTGTAACCTTGTACTTTAAgcctctattttttttttttcttttgggggTAATGGAAAAATCTTCGGCTGTCCTTTTAAGACTAAACTAAATACACTAAATAAGTGAAAACTTTGGATATAAGAATTGATTTCATAATTATTGTAGTAGATAATTTTGTTGTACCGTTATGCTATTGATCTAAGTTAGGCGGAAAGAAAGTGTTTGTTTCACTCATGTCCCACTGGTGAGATCAACCTCGTTGCCTGTGTAAGTCAACCTCAACCAAGAGGGATGGGCCAAACGGGCCGGAGGGCAGCCGGCGGTGTCAGGATTATTGTTATATTCAGTATACGGCGAAAGGAATTATCATTTTCTAACTAGCACCAAGCCAGTTATGGACTACCAATAGCAGAAGCGGCATCTTAGTTCCGCACCTGTAAAAACAGAGAACTCAATTCTATCAAACAGGAAAGAAAAACAGATATACTACGGGCTACATAGTTTTACAGCAATACATAACAATGAACTTCATGAAGTTCAAATTCAGTTAATTAAAcatttttgaaagccaaaaaAAGTGCAGAAAATTCATAGCGGTCAAAATCATACATCTGATACACTTGGGCTTCCAAGTCAATGAGAATTCAACAGGATAACTGCAGATTAGCAGGCATGACATCTAACCAGTTGATAATACTGGTTAGACGTCATACTGGTTAGAAGCACCACTTCTACTTTTTGGCATAGGAAATCAACAAGTTTTGTTGGCCGATCTTCAAGCCTTGGAGTCCCTGCATTGCTACTGTTGCTTGCATCTCATCTCCATATTCCACAAAGGCAATTCCTGGCTTTGCTTCCACCATCCTAACCTCCTTGAAACCAGGGAACTGGAGGAAGAACATTTGCAGTGCCATTGGAGTTGTGTCATGGGGAACATTCTGGACAAATAGTATGCTATTTGGTGGAGCTGGAGCCTCTGGGACCACAGATTTTGCACCACCTGGATAGGGTATTTGTGACAGCTGCAccattttggaaagaaagataAATGATCACACCAAGAATCATAAGAATAAATTTCCAAAGAATCAGGGAACCAATTATACTTTTGCAAGTAATGTCTGAATATTAAAAGAGAGCCATTTTTCCAAGGTTCACGTGATTGGATATCTAAGATAagtcaaaaaaaattttcagcAGTGCAAAAAAGTAGAACTTAATGTAGATCAAATAAAAGTATTGATAGCTTCATAGTACATTGTAAtgatcaaattcttgaaatggAATAACAATCTAAGTCTAGTGTATTGATTTAGCCACGATAAACAAATTACTATACACTTAACAAACAAGCACATAGAAGCAAAGACATTGAAgtcaattaaaaacaaaattccaCTCAAATGCATTAGGACAATCAGGACACCTACCGCAGGTGTTGCACCATAGGCACCAGCATATGCAGGATTCAGACCCATTCCAGCTTGATTAGCATCGTGTTGCTCTCTTCGTTTTTTTCCTAACACATGACAACATATGAATAATTGCACCCTCAGCTGAATGTGTACTATAAATGTGCACCAAATTTGTTCATCACAGAATGATAAAGGAAATATAACATAGTCTTTCACAAAATAAAGTGACACCTAACACATGCTTTGTTTTCCTCTCTCCCTGCCATATAATGCAATACTATCATCGTCCTCATATTCATGACATAACTATGAGTCAATTTagattacataataatataattaaattaagaaactCCGGTAAAAAGGTTCAACTTCCTATAGAAATTATCAAGATGAACATTGCTACATAAGATTGAAACAGTTGAGAATTGAAGATTCACTCCAgttaaataaaaactatttacagttaaaaacaataaaacagaACCACACGACATAAGCACTTCCCTAAGAAGGTGGTGGCTCTGTTAAAGAGAGTCTTACCCTTGTCCTCATGCCTTTTCCGTCTTTCACGTGGAACAAATGTACCATCTGCCTTTGCTATTATATCTGATTTTGTTTTAGCATATCGTATTCTCTGCATTAAGTTACATATTATCCATCATCATTTGTCCATAGGAAAATTAAGTCTCGTTCTCTAAAGCAGAAGGGAAAATGTACCGGATACAATTACAACCAAGGTAAAGCATAACTGCAATCACACGAGCAGAATATCCCAAAGAAAAATTTTCCATGAACCTAAAACAGCAAGGATTTACTTTATTTGTCCTCACTTGACAGCAAAACTATCTGTGTCATCCATGGTACAATTGGCACAGAAATGCATGAGATTCCTAAAAGACGTGTCACTATTacacaatttaaaataaaaatccaatcaCCAAAATGATCTTTGGGCAAAGGAACAACAACATAAATTTAAGAGATTATAGATTCATGATGCactattttacaattttgtcaacGTTAAATATCATTGTTTGTGAGTTTTCTCCTTGGGATAGACACACATAAAACCCTAACGTATttcagtaaaaaaatatttctaccAAATGTTATTAGCACGGCTAGATTACTACAAAAGGCTACAAATACATTACtcttaaactataattttcaaAGTCTCCAGTAATTTGTTTGACgcattcaaaatttattattaaattaagttaataatcaaataaaaggtaaaattgaAAACGGCAGCGTACCATAGGCTTGTCATAGAAGGGGAAACCCTGCATTTGCCGGATAGCACTAGTAGCGGAGGAAACATCCTCAAACACAACCCAAGCTTGGCCTTTGTGCTTCAGTGTCTTGAATGCCAAAACCGCCAATATCTTCCCGAATTGTGAGAAAACTGCGTGTAGCGATTTCTTCAATTCTGAAATTAGTATCCAAACAcagttaaaaaaacataattagaTTGTTAGACAATACTTACAAAtgtaaagagagaaagagatggtGGAAGCATAACCTTCGAGTTTGATTTTCTCGTTGAggttattaatataaatggtCATGTTTCGAGGAATTTCATTGCCTGGATTTACCTCCTCCATTACTCCGGTATGTAAATGTTGTTCGGTGGAAAGCGTCACTTGAATTGGGAATTTGAGAGGGTTTTATGTGAGATTGCATTGCATTTGCAGGCCCCTATGGTTCACTCTTCATCTTTGGGGCTTCATTTCCATTTGGTGTCTCTAGAGTTCGGTTTTGGCCCACATTTTGCAATGTCGGCCTTGTTAGATGAACAATTGCCTTTCttcatttaaatctttttttttttcattgcccaatttttttttaccttcaACCGCAAATttcacaaatcaaatcaaaatcagacaaaaatatttactaaatttaaattttatttttaagatatatttacTAATGTTTATTTCAGTATAAAACAAGAAATATTGACTGATTATCCAGTACCAATGAAAGTATATTATAAGGAAAAAACGAACttatttgtattttaccaacttaaattttatttgaatgtttatttaaatttaatttaaaattatttatttatcaattaatgaGAGAGAAGGCTCACGATAATCAAAAATTACTTACTGTAATTAGTGATGTCATAAACAAAAGGATAATatttagagttaaatttgaactgaGTTAGTTTGAGTTTGTCTCGAATGAGCTCAAAACGAATCAATCTTAGTTGAGTTCGGTCAAATTTGAGTtactcgtcagattttttaattaaaaattttgatacaaaatgatatcgttttgatcaatatgtattaaaataatatcgttttaataataaaaaataagtcaaattaaattcaaattaaatttaatcttaattttcatgaattcgataaactcaaattcaactataCGTGaatcaaactgaactcaaatttaaccctaataatatttgattgatggtCAAAATGATTCTCTTATTAAAGCTCATGTCAAATTTTGGGGATTGTGGGACCAAATGGCCAATACAAATTGCAGAGACGCTTGGTGCGGCGCCGTAGTTTCAATAGCTCTGCCATCACCACTGCTTTTGTCAATTCATTATGCCAAGAAATTTCCCAGTTCCTACTTATTTTcgagttttaatattaaattactttacATGTCACGTTCTTGTTCACGTTTATGTTCATGCATTCCACATATCAATGGCCCAATAATAGGTGCAGAGACAAAGAGACACATCTCTATCAGACTTGATAACATATTAGATCTC
This sequence is a window from Mangifera indica cultivar Alphonso chromosome 5, CATAS_Mindica_2.1, whole genome shotgun sequence. Protein-coding genes within it:
- the LOC123217237 gene encoding U1 small nuclear ribonucleoprotein A-like isoform X2 yields the protein MEEVNPGNEIPRNMTIYINNLNEKIKLEELKKSLHAVFSQFGKILAVLAFKTLKHKGQAWVVFEDVSSATSAIRQMQGFPFYDKPMRIRYAKTKSDIIAKADGTFVPRERRKRHEDKGKKRREQHDANQAGMGLNPAYAGAYGATPALSQIPYPGGAKSVVPEAPAPPNSILFVQNVPHDTTPMALQMFFLQFPGFKEVRMVEAKPGIAFVEYGDEMQATVAMQGLQGLKIGQQNLLISYAKK
- the LOC123217238 gene encoding mediator of RNA polymerase II transcription subunit 28-like, whose product is MAQQAAIDQQLEQTPHPPREDMISCVGALEAALLPCLPARELQAIDRSPHQSHQIDVERHARDFMEAAKKLQLYFTSLQREDQPTKTEILRKDIAMMEEELKTKNEIIKKQEKLIQGWRNELKDQLNKHKTELKRV
- the LOC123217237 gene encoding U1 small nuclear ribonucleoprotein A-like isoform X1, which produces MEEVNPGNEIPRNMTIYINNLNEKIKLEGYASTISFSLYIFFSQFGKILAVLAFKTLKHKGQAWVVFEDVSSATSAIRQMQGFPFYDKPMRIRYAKTKSDIIAKADGTFVPRERRKRHEDKGKKRREQHDANQAGMGLNPAYAGAYGATPALSQIPYPGGAKSVVPEAPAPPNSILFVQNVPHDTTPMALQMFFLQFPGFKEVRMVEAKPGIAFVEYGDEMQATVAMQGLQGLKIGQQNLLISYAKK